The stretch of DNA GTCGGGGGCGATGGCGGCGGTGGGGGTGTGGACCGCGTCGTCGTAGAGGATCTTGTCGTAGATCTCGTCCGAGCAGACCAGGAGGTTGTGGCGGCGGGCGATGTCGGTCAGGCCGCGCAGCATGTCCTCGCTGTAGACGGCGCCCGTCGGATTGTTCGGGTTGATGATCACGAGCGCCTTGGTGCGGTCGGTCACCTTGCGCTCGATGTCGGCGAGGTCCGGCATCCAGTCCGCCTGCTCGTCGCAGCGGTAGTGCACGGCCGTGCCGCCGGAGAGCGAGACCGCGGCCGTCCACAGCGGATAGTCCGGCGCCGGTACGAGGACCTCGTCGCCGTCGTCGAGCAGGCCCTGCATGGCCATGACGATCAGCTCGGAGACGCCGTTGCCGATGAAGACGTGCTCGACGTCCGTCTCGATGCCCAGGGTCTGGTTGTGCATGACGACCGCGCGGCGGGCGGCGAGCAGGCCCTTCGCGTCGCCGTAGCCGTGCGCGTCGCCGACGTTGCGGAGGATGTCCTCCAGGATCTCGGGCGGGCACTCGAACCCGAAGGCCGCGGGGTTGCCGGTGTTGAGCTTGAGGATGCGGTGGCCCGCAGCTTCCAGCCGCATCGCCTCCTCGAGTACCGGGCCCCGGATCTCGTAACAGACGTTGGCGAGCTTCGTCGACTGGATGACCTGCATGTCCGCGAGCTTACGGCCGCGTAACGAGACCCGCCTCGTGTTTTCCGCCACGTAGCGCAGGGGGAGGCAGGGGGGAGGCGGGCAGGAGTGTCCTGTCAGCGGTCAGCTCTGTCCGTATGCGGTCTTGTCCTCACGGCCGGGTGCCCCAACAATGCGCATGACAAAACCGAAGCAACTTCGGTCACACAGTCATCAGAGGGGACCCCCCACATGAACAAGCCTCTCGTCGGTGCGTGCTTCGCCGTGCTCCTCCTCGGAGCGACGGCAGCGCCCGCGGCGGCCGTCAGTGACGAACGGCCCGTCAAGGCCAAGGCGGTTGACTTCGCCG from Streptomyces sp. BA2 encodes:
- a CDS encoding pyridoxal phosphate-dependent aminotransferase, translated to MQVIQSTKLANVCYEIRGPVLEEAMRLEAAGHRILKLNTGNPAAFGFECPPEILEDILRNVGDAHGYGDAKGLLAARRAVVMHNQTLGIETDVEHVFIGNGVSELIVMAMQGLLDDGDEVLVPAPDYPLWTAAVSLSGGTAVHYRCDEQADWMPDLADIERKVTDRTKALVIINPNNPTGAVYSEDMLRGLTDIARRHNLLVCSDEIYDKILYDDAVHTPTAAIAPDLLTLTFNGMSKAYRVAGYRVGWVAVSGPKAHASSYIEGLTILANMRLCANMPGQHGVVAALSGRQTINDLVLPGGRLVEQRDTAYDLLTQIPGVSCVKPKGSLYLFPRLDPKVFKIKDDRQLVLDLLRAEKIMVVHGTGFNWPEPDHFRVVTLPTATDLTEAVTRIGNFLDGYSQP